The genomic window CTGCGAGCCAATCGCAACAACCCAAGCCATTGTTTTCGAGCATGGGCTCGCAACGCAAATCAGCGCTCCGCCGCGCCGCTCACGGCGAAGTGCTGGCGGAACCGATTCCCCAGGGCCTGGTGCCCGCGTCCTATTATGGCGAGGGGCCAGCCTGTGGCGTGGAACCCGGCTGCGGCTTCGAACCGGCCTGCGGTTGTGAAGGCCCAGTGTGTGGCTGCGAACCGACCTGCGGTGCCGAAGGATATTGTGACGGACTTTGTGGCGGAGGATGTGGTGGTATCGTCGAAGCCAGTTGTGGCGCCGAAGGATACTACTGTAATCAACCCGGCTGCGACTCCTGCGGTGGCGTCTACCTGGACGCCTCGTGCGGAGTCGAGCCGAGTTGTGGCGTCGGCGGCCCGGTCGCCGAATGTGTGCCTCTGCTGCTGCCCATCCTGCCGATCGACTGGTCTCGATTTGAATTCTTTGCCGGCGTGCAGGGCTTTACCGGCCCGCCCAACTTTGCCGCCGGCGACCTGCTGGGCGACCGCAGCGGTGCGGGCAGCTTCGGCTTCCACGAAGGCTTTAACGAAGGTCGCTCCTTGCGTCCACTGTTGGGCATCGACTGGGCCGCGCAGTTTGGTCTGCGAGCCACACAGAACAACATCGAAAAGACACCCTTCAGCAGCGACCAACGCAACCAGATCTTCCTGACCGCCGGGCTCTCCCGCCGCGTGGATTATGGCCTGCAGGTGGGCGTCGTGTTTGACTACTTGAACGACGACTGGTACTACCACGCCGACCTGGGACAGGTGCGTGGCGAGTTGAGCTGGAAGACGGGCACCTGCCACGAACTGGGCTACCGCTTCATGGGCGGCGTCACCAATTCGAGCTCCGCGACCCGCCTGATCGATGCGGCCGGAGCGACCCAAGTGGGCACGCTGTCACTGGTAGCCACCGACCAACACCGGATCTTCTACCGACGTGACCTGGGCGGCGACGGCTCGTTCGATGCCTTCCTCGGCACCACCGACAGCGAAGACACACTGATGGGACTGACCGTCAACACCCCGCTGCGAGGCCGCTGGGGCTTGCGAGGTGGATTCGTGTTCCTCAACCCAGGCGACAAAACGAATACCTTCGGAGCTCACGAAGAGAGCTGGAACGTCTCGATGTCCGTCGTCTGGCGTCCCGGTGGCAAGACCGGCAAGTGCGACGGCTACTACAAACCGCTGTTCGACGTCGCCGACAACGGCAGCTTCATGGTCGACACCCAGTAGCCGTAGCCGAAGTCGCCAGACTTTGGAGGGCGGCAGAGGAAAGGGCGAAGGGGGAAGGGAAATGCAAATTGAAAAATGGGAATTGCAAACTGCAAATTAACAGCTCCCTGGTTTGAAATTTGAAATTTGAAATTTGAGACCTGAGACCTGAGACCTGAGACCTGAGACCTGAGATTTTGCAATTTGCAATTTGCAATCACCCCCCGTACGGCGAGCCTCCTCCCGGCGGCGGATAGTTCGACGGCGGGCTGCCCGGCGGCGGACTACCCGGTGGCGGCGTCCATTGATCGCCGCGATACGAGAAGTGCTGCATAATTTTGTCCCGCGACTCGGTCTTGCCCATCCGAAAGGCATGCTGAATGTCCGGATTCAGCAGCAGGATCAAGCCCCAAATTCCCAGCGCAATTCCGGTGGGGGCACAGTAGCAGGTCAGCGAGCCCATGGCGGCCGAGGCGATGCCGACGATCACCCAAGCCATGCCGCGAAAATGGATCGCTCGCCAACCGCCCCACAGCTGCAGGGCCGCGCCGATCAGCATCAGCAGGCCCATCCCGCCGTACACGGCGATGATTATCATGGTTTCCTGGTCATCCAAATCCCCGCCTTCGGCCATCGTTAACGCCAACGCGGGCATGGCCACCATAAACAGCCCCAGCAACGCGAACAGCCCTCCGTTGACCATCATTAAAATTCCGTACGGCATCATCTGTTGCACGATGGCGGAATAATGAGGCTGCGAAGCGTCCGGCGGCATGAACCCCGCTTGTTGCGTCGTGGCGTACGGATTCGAGGGCGGCGGTTGAGGATCCATGGACTGGCTTTTCAAAAGACTGGCGGTTGCCGAAACGCTCCGGGGCTTTGACAATCATACGCGAATTCCTCGCCGCATCCACTCACCTGCGGTGCCACCGCCCCCCTTGCGCATCGGATCGCACCGCTCGTGCCCCAATCGTCTACCGCCCACCGCTGCATCCAGCTCCGCGGCGTCCGGGTTCACAACCTGCGGAATATCGACATCGATCTGCCTCGCGGTCAAATGATCGCGGTCTGCGGCGTATCGGGAAGCGGCAAAACTAGCTTGGCCCTGGACACCCTGTATGCCGAGGGCCAGCGACGCTATATCGAAAGCTTCTCTGCCTACACGCGGCAATTCTTGCAGCGATTGGACAAACCGGACTGCGAATCCATCGTGGGCATCCCGCCGGCGATCGCGGTGACTCGCAGCGGAGCTTCGCGGGGCAATCGCAGCACGGTCGCCACGGCCACCGAAATCGCTGATCACCTGCGGCTGCTGTACGCCAAAATCAGCCGTTTGATCTGCTACCAGTGCGGGCAACCGGTGATCTCGTACGACCCCCAGTCGGCCGCCGCGGTTCTCAACGACTTACCGCCGCGGACCCGTCTGATGCTCGGCTTTGCCGTCGACTTGCCCTCTCGGAGCGAAGCGTCGGAAACCCTGCTCGGCCTACAGCAACAAGGTTACGTGCGTTTAATTGTCGGCGATCGCTCCTTCCATCTGGGCGACAGCGATCGCAGCGAATTGGCCAAGTCCATTCCCGCTGCGGGGACGCAGGGCTTTGTGATCGTCGACCGTGTGACCAGCGACGACGATCCGCTGCGTCTGAGCGAATCGCTGGAATCGGCGATGGCCGGCGGGGACCGACTGGCGATCGCTTGGGCCGCCAGCGACGAACCTCTGGCCGCCGCCGCGGACACCGTTACCGTCGACGGTCGGTCTTGGCAGCGACTGTCGTTTTCCAATCGACATCGCTGCGATACCTGTGACATCGAATACCCCGAACCGGTGCCGCAACTGTTCAGCTTCAACAACCCCTTGGGCGCCTGTCCGGTTTGCGAAGGCTTCGGCGACCAGGTCGATGTCGACATGGATCTGGTGGTGCCCGACCCCAGCAAAACGATCCGCGAAGGTGCGATCGCGACCTGGAACACGCCAGCATACAAACACGAGTTAACAGAACTGATGGCCCTGGCGGACGACTACAACGTTCCGCTGGACGTCCCCTACAGTAAACTGCCGGCCGCGGCCCGCAAGATCATCCAGCACGGCGTTGCCGAACGCAACTTTGGTGGTTTGGACGGCTTCTTCGCTTGGCTGGAACGCAAGAAGTACAAGATGCACGTGCGGGTGTTTCTGTCGCGTTTCCGTTCCTACACGCGGTGCTCGGAATGCCACGGAAAACGCCTGCGTCCCGCCGCCTTGGCCTATCACATCCAGGGCCGCAACATGGCCGATGTCAATGCGCTGCAGGTGGACGCCGCAGCGGACTTTTTTGATGCCCTGGAACTGGATGAGCGGCAACAACAAATCGCCGCCGAGATGTTGCGACAGGTTCAGGATCGGCTGCGGTACCTGCAACAGGTGGGGCTGGGGTACCTGCAACTGGATCGCACGCTGCGAACGTTGTCGGGAGGCGAAACGCAGCGAGTCGCGTTGACCGGCGCCCTGGGCAGCAGTCTGGTAAACATGCTGTACGTACTGGACGAACCCACCGCGGGACTACATCCCCACGACGTCGGTCGCTTGAGCCACGCGATTGCGGGACTGAAACAGCGCGGTAATACCGTGGTTGTGGTCGAACACGACGAACAACTGATTCGCGCGGCCGATCAAGTTGTCGAAATCGGTCCGCAAGCCGGCACCGCGGGCGGGCGGTTGGTCTTTCAAGGCACGCCCCAAGAAATGCTGGTCCCCAATGCCAGCCTGACGGGTGAATACTTAAGCGGTCGCCGTGGTACGCTGGCCAGCGAGTCCAAACGTCGGCAACCGCGGGGCAAGATCGTGCTTCGTGGCGCCGCGGGGAACAACCTCAAAAACATCGATGTCGAATTTCCGCTGGGCGTGTTATGTCTGGTGACCGGCGTTTCGGGAAGCGGCAAGAGCTCGCTGGTGCACGACACGCTGTACGGTGCCCTGTGCCGCCGCAAACGCAAACGCGCTCCGGCCACGCTGCCTTACGATGATCTGGTGGGCGGTGGCCAGATCGAAGACGTGATGCTGATCGACCAGTCGCCGATCAGTCGCAGCGCCCGCAGTATTCCGGCGACGTTCGTCAAAGCCTTCGATCCGATCCGCGCGGTGTTTGCCGACACGGTCGACGCTCGCACTCGCAACTTCACCGCCGGTCACTTCAGCTTCAATAATGAAAGCGGCCGCTGCGAAGAATGCGAAGGCGACGGCGTGTTGCAGATCGACATGCAGTTCCTGGCCGACATCGCCATGACCTGCCCCAGCTGTGGCGGCAGCCGCTATCGTCGCGAGGTGTTAAATGTCCGCTACCGCGACCGCACGATTGCCGAAGTCCTGGAGATGACGGTGCAATCGGCCCACACCTTTTTCCGGGGACATCCCAAAGTCCAAGACAAGCTGAAGCGATTGATGGACGTCGGCTTGGGCTATATCGGGCTGGGCCAGCGAGCCACGACGCTGTCCTCGGGCGAAGCCCAACGGATGAAGCTGGCCGCGTTTTTAACCGGCGCCCGCCGCCGCCGCACCCTGTTCATTCTGGACGAACCCTCGACCGGTTTGCACTTCTCCGACAACGTCCAATTGCTCGACTGTTTCGACGCCCTGCTGGACGACGGACACTCGCTGGTCGTCGTCGAACACAACGTGCAACTGATGCAAGCGGCCGACTACATCATCGACCTGGGGCCCGGAGCCGCCGAGGATGGAGGCCGTGTGGTGGCCCAAGGCACGCCCCAGCAAGTGGCCGGGGTCAAAGCCTCGCTAACCGGCCAAGTGTTACAAAGTACGTCAGGCTTTCCAGCCTGACAGCAGGCCCCGTAACCGAACTCGATCCCGTAGCCGAACTCGCCAGAGTTTGGATCGCACCCCTCCCCGTAGCCGAACTCGCCAGAGTTTGGACCGC from Roseimaritima ulvae includes these protein-coding regions:
- a CDS encoding DUF6666 family protein, producing MDWLSQAGWKRAGRLGVALAVTTLAITAWGDVANGQDRQPHASSQIDLSHARQVSRPASTESNPQQLVAQRSYPASQSQQPKPLFSSMGSQRKSALRRAAHGEVLAEPIPQGLVPASYYGEGPACGVEPGCGFEPACGCEGPVCGCEPTCGAEGYCDGLCGGGCGGIVEASCGAEGYYCNQPGCDSCGGVYLDASCGVEPSCGVGGPVAECVPLLLPILPIDWSRFEFFAGVQGFTGPPNFAAGDLLGDRSGAGSFGFHEGFNEGRSLRPLLGIDWAAQFGLRATQNNIEKTPFSSDQRNQIFLTAGLSRRVDYGLQVGVVFDYLNDDWYYHADLGQVRGELSWKTGTCHELGYRFMGGVTNSSSATRLIDAAGATQVGTLSLVATDQHRIFYRRDLGGDGSFDAFLGTTDSEDTLMGLTVNTPLRGRWGLRGGFVFLNPGDKTNTFGAHEESWNVSMSVVWRPGGKTGKCDGYYKPLFDVADNGSFMVDTQ
- the uvrA gene encoding excinuclease ABC subunit UvrA codes for the protein MPQSSTAHRCIQLRGVRVHNLRNIDIDLPRGQMIAVCGVSGSGKTSLALDTLYAEGQRRYIESFSAYTRQFLQRLDKPDCESIVGIPPAIAVTRSGASRGNRSTVATATEIADHLRLLYAKISRLICYQCGQPVISYDPQSAAAVLNDLPPRTRLMLGFAVDLPSRSEASETLLGLQQQGYVRLIVGDRSFHLGDSDRSELAKSIPAAGTQGFVIVDRVTSDDDPLRLSESLESAMAGGDRLAIAWAASDEPLAAAADTVTVDGRSWQRLSFSNRHRCDTCDIEYPEPVPQLFSFNNPLGACPVCEGFGDQVDVDMDLVVPDPSKTIREGAIATWNTPAYKHELTELMALADDYNVPLDVPYSKLPAAARKIIQHGVAERNFGGLDGFFAWLERKKYKMHVRVFLSRFRSYTRCSECHGKRLRPAALAYHIQGRNMADVNALQVDAAADFFDALELDERQQQIAAEMLRQVQDRLRYLQQVGLGYLQLDRTLRTLSGGETQRVALTGALGSSLVNMLYVLDEPTAGLHPHDVGRLSHAIAGLKQRGNTVVVVEHDEQLIRAADQVVEIGPQAGTAGGRLVFQGTPQEMLVPNASLTGEYLSGRRGTLASESKRRQPRGKIVLRGAAGNNLKNIDVEFPLGVLCLVTGVSGSGKSSLVHDTLYGALCRRKRKRAPATLPYDDLVGGGQIEDVMLIDQSPISRSARSIPATFVKAFDPIRAVFADTVDARTRNFTAGHFSFNNESGRCEECEGDGVLQIDMQFLADIAMTCPSCGGSRYRREVLNVRYRDRTIAEVLEMTVQSAHTFFRGHPKVQDKLKRLMDVGLGYIGLGQRATTLSSGEAQRMKLAAFLTGARRRRTLFILDEPSTGLHFSDNVQLLDCFDALLDDGHSLVVVEHNVQLMQAADYIIDLGPGAAEDGGRVVAQGTPQQVAGVKASLTGQVLQSTSGFPA